The Porphyrobacter sp. HT-58-2 genome segment CAGTTTGCCGGCCTTCTTCAGCCGCGCGCGCACGGCTTCGCCATCTTCGGGCTGGCCATAGAAATAGCCCTGCGCCTTCAGACGGCCCATGGACTTGAGCGCGTTGAGAATCGCCTCGTCCTCCACACCTTCTGCGGTCAGCGGCAAGTCGAGGCCGCGGCCGAGCGAAATGATCGCCTCGACAATCCGTGAACGCTTGCCCGGTTCGCGCAGTTCGCTCACGAAGCTGCGATCGATCTTGATCCGGTCAAACGGCAGGTTGCGCAGTTGCTCGAAGCTTGAATAGCCGGTTCCGAAATCATCGAGGCTGATCTGCACCCCCTGATTGCGCAGGGACATGATCATCGAACGCACAAGCCCGATATTCTCGTGGAGGCAGCTTTCGGTGATCTCGATTTCAAGCCGTTGGGGCGGAAAGCCGGCCGTGACGAGCTTCTTGAGCAGGCGCTGGGCAAACCACGGATCGCGCAGCTGCACCGGCGAGATGTTGATCGACAGGGTCAGGCTGTCATCCCATTCGCGCGCGTCGGCAAAAGCCTGTTCCATCAGGCGTTCTGATAGCTCGTTGATGAGGCCGATTTCCTCGGCAATCGGCACGAAGATGTCCGGGCTGATGATGCCCATCTGCGGCGAACGCCAGCGGGCCAGCATCTCGAACCCGACCAGTTCGCCGCTCTCAAGGTCGACTTGCTGCTCGTAAAATGGCACGAATTCGCCGCGCGCCAGACCCCGCCGGATGCCGGTTTCGATCTGGTTGCGAAACCGCAGTTCGCTTTCCATGCTCGGCTCGAACCAGAAATAGCGGTTCCGGCCCTGCTTCTTGGCCTGATAAAGCGCCATGTCGGCGCGGTGCATCAGCGTGCTTGCATCGACCACGACACCGATCGTCCCGTCGGTGTCATGATCGGACGCAAGGCCGATAGAGGTGGTCATCTCGACCGTCACCTCAGGTAGCCGGAAGGGCTGGGCAATGCTCTCGAACAGGCGGATCACCAGATCATCGACACGGTCATTCTGGCCTGCCGGATAGGCCATGACGAAGGCGAATTCGTCGCCGCCGAGGCGAGCCAGCCGGGCCTCCCGCGGAAGCAGCTTGCGGACCCTTTCGCACAGCATCACAAGCACGGCATCGCCGGTTGAATGTCCATGCATATCATTGATCTGCTTGAAGTTATCAAGGTCGATCATGCAATAGGCGATCGCGTCGCCGCGGATTGCGGCGCGCTTTCGCAGGTCTTCGGTGGCGTCCATCATGCTGCGCCGGTTGAGGCAACCGGTCAGCGGATCGGTGGCAGCCAGCAATTGCGCGCGGGCTTCGGCATGCCGCCGCTCGGCGATCTCGCGGGTAAGCTCCCGGTAGCGCCGCCAGCCGAAGATGATCAGCGCAACGTTGAGCAGCAGGGCATTGACAAGGATCACATCAGGTCGCCGGCTGCCGTCGCCCATCAGCAACGCATCGAGCGCCTGCGGCAGGACCGATCCTCCCGTGCCGACCATCAGGATGATCGCCGCAACAGCGATACCCAGCGCGATCACATCGCGTTCGGCGGCCTCCAGAGGATTGTCTGGCTCGTTGTCTGTCAAAACTCTTGCCCTGCCAACATGGTAGCGGCGATCAGGCTGGCCCGATCCCGTCTCCTTGAGCGGTTCATCTCATACTCGCTTAAATATCAGGTTAATTAGGCGCTTGCCCGCGGGGGCTTGGCGAAATCGGGACGGGCGGGCTATCGGGGCGCTCGCAATCACAGGGAGCACACCGGGCTATGGCCTACTGGCTGATGAAATCGGAACCGTTCAAGTACAGCTGGGATGATCTGGTCGCCGAGGGCGAGGGTACCTGGGACGGGGTGCGCAATTACCTTGCGCGCAACAACCTCAAGGCGATGGAGGTGGGGGACGAGGCGTTCTTCTACCACTCGCGCGAAGGACTTGAGATTGTCGGTATCTGTACCGTCAGCGTGGCGGGGATCGGCGATCCTACCGACGACACCGGCAAGTGGGCGGCCGTGAAGGTCAAGCCCAAGGAAAAGTTCGCAAACCCCGTCACCCTCGCCGCGATCAAGGCCGAGCCGCGCCTTGCCGAGATGCAGCTTATTCGCCTGTCCCGCCTGTCGGTCTGCGCCGTCACGCCGGAGGAATGGGCGGTGGTCTGCACAATGGCCAGGGGATAGCCGCTGTTTCACGTGAAACCGCCGTTCTGGCGGGGGTCTGGAGGGGGTCTGGATAGGGTCTGACGGGGGTCTAGGCCTGACCTGACCCGGCCCAACGGCGCGCTGGCGGCCTGCAAGCGCGGCCTGCCATCACAGCCCCGCAGCCAACCTCATGCCCCGGCCTTTGCCCGCAATCCGCTGATGGTCGCGCCGCTTGCCGCGATGCGTTCCAGATCGGTCAGGACGTGGATCAGACGGATGCCGCCGCGCCCCTTGGCCTCCTCCAACGCGGCCTCGAATTCGCCGGTGGTCTCAACCCGCGCACTCCACGCACCATAGGCCGCGCCCAATGCGGCGAAATCGGGATTGGCGAGCGCCGTCGCCGAGACGCGGCCTGGATATTCGCGCTCCTGATGCATCCGGATCGTGCCGTAGCTGCCGTTATCGACCACCACCACAATCAAGGACGCCCCGGATTGCGCGGCGGTCGCCAGTTCCTGCCCGTTCATCAGGAAGTCCCCGTCGCCCGCCACGGCCACCACCGTCCGCTCCGGGAAACGCAGGGCGGCGGCGACGGCGGCGGGGACGCCATAACCCATGGCCCCGCAGGTCGGGGCGAGCTGGCCGGGATAGGCCTCGTAGCGCCAGTAGCGGTGCCACCACCCGGCAAAGTTGCCCGCCCCGTTGCAGATGATCGTATCGGCAGGGAGCATCGCGCGCATCGCGGTAACGCAAGCGGCCAGATCCATCGCGGCGTCGGACGGCTGGGCGGTTGACCACGCCAGCCACTCGGCATGGGCCTCGGCCCCGGCATCGAAGGGGATGATCGCCTCATCTTCCCACAAGGCGGCGCATTCGGCGAATTCGTCGACGGCGCAAGCCAGCGCCAGATCGGTGCGATAGACCCGGCCCAGTTCTTCCGGGTCGGGGTGGATGTGGACGAGCGTCTGGCCGGGGTGTTCGAGGGTGGGGACGGTGTAGCCATCGGTGGTCGCCTCTCCCAGCCGCGCGCCGACCGCGATGACGAGATCGGCCTGCCGCACCCGCTCCACCAGCTTGGGGTTGGGGCCATAGCCGAGGTTCCCGGCATAGACGGGCGA includes the following:
- a CDS encoding putative bifunctional diguanylate cyclase/phosphodiesterase, coding for MTDNEPDNPLEAAERDVIALGIAVAAIILMVGTGGSVLPQALDALLMGDGSRRPDVILVNALLLNVALIIFGWRRYRELTREIAERRHAEARAQLLAATDPLTGCLNRRSMMDATEDLRKRAAIRGDAIAYCMIDLDNFKQINDMHGHSTGDAVLVMLCERVRKLLPREARLARLGGDEFAFVMAYPAGQNDRVDDLVIRLFESIAQPFRLPEVTVEMTTSIGLASDHDTDGTIGVVVDASTLMHRADMALYQAKKQGRNRYFWFEPSMESELRFRNQIETGIRRGLARGEFVPFYEQQVDLESGELVGFEMLARWRSPQMGIISPDIFVPIAEEIGLINELSERLMEQAFADAREWDDSLTLSINISPVQLRDPWFAQRLLKKLVTAGFPPQRLEIEITESCLHENIGLVRSMIMSLRNQGVQISLDDFGTGYSSFEQLRNLPFDRIKIDRSFVSELREPGKRSRIVEAIISLGRGLDLPLTAEGVEDEAILNALKSMGRLKAQGYFYGQPEDGEAVRARLKKAGKLTVGANHKRPMPVSENEDSEPRQRIARS
- a CDS encoding EVE domain-containing protein, giving the protein MAYWLMKSEPFKYSWDDLVAEGEGTWDGVRNYLARNNLKAMEVGDEAFFYHSREGLEIVGICTVSVAGIGDPTDDTGKWAAVKVKPKEKFANPVTLAAIKAEPRLAEMQLIRLSRLSVCAVTPEEWAVVCTMARG
- a CDS encoding thiamine pyrophosphate-binding protein: MSDSTRTPGTRSAAALLVDCLAAEGADRIFTVPGESFLAVLDALPDVPEIDVVTCRQEGGAAFMACADGAMKVAGGSGRPGIAFVTRGPGGTNASIGVHVAHQDSQPMILFVGDVARTAQGREGFQEVDFAAFFGPICKWAARIDDPRRIPEYVSRAHQVAISGRPGPVVLALPEDMLVEQVPDSIIPRPAALRPAQAVCPDAMAALFDLIADAASPIAIIGGAGWNAKARSYFQQFAERIGLPVATAFRRQDAIAPTSPVYAGNLGYGPNPKLVERVRQADLVIAVGARLGEATTDGYTVPTLEHPGQTLVHIHPDPEELGRVYRTDLALACAVDEFAECAALWEDEAIIPFDAGAEAHAEWLAWSTAQPSDAAMDLAACVTAMRAMLPADTIICNGAGNFAGWWHRYWRYEAYPGQLAPTCGAMGYGVPAAVAAALRFPERTVVAVAGDGDFLMNGQELATAAQSGASLIVVVVDNGSYGTIRMHQEREYPGRVSATALANPDFAALGAAYGAWSARVETTGEFEAALEEAKGRGGIRLIHVLTDLERIAASGATISGLRAKAGA